The Methylomusa anaerophila genome has a segment encoding these proteins:
- a CDS encoding double-cubane-cluster-containing anaerobic reductase: MSDPFTMLKNVKETGKKVVGFYCVYAPQELVLAADALGFSLCATKEEPIADGEKTLPRNFCPLIKSSYGFAVTDKCPYFLHSDIIIGETTCDGKKKMFELMSQFKRVHVMKMPQSYSDDSDKQYWLAEVKKLKGILEDELQTEITEDNMAQAIKVLNNERRLMQQLSEFMKLDPVPLSGQDFLKLLWGRNFVVDRGEFAAQIHDIINDVKDSVAKGESAFPQGAKRIIVTGVPTGMGAEKVIKIIEDCGAAVVYIENCSGMKQFVTLVDENQPPLAAIAEKYLSTPCSCMSPNPIRMDNMVKLVEEYRADGVVDIVWQGCHTYNVESRVLKEHLKKNGNIPYLHVETDYSQGDVEQIKTRVQAFLEMVN; the protein is encoded by the coding sequence TTTATTGTGTCTATGCGCCGCAAGAACTGGTGCTGGCTGCGGACGCATTGGGCTTTTCACTGTGCGCAACAAAGGAAGAGCCGATTGCTGACGGCGAAAAGACGCTGCCCAGGAATTTTTGTCCGCTCATAAAGTCGTCATATGGTTTTGCCGTAACCGACAAGTGTCCGTATTTTCTTCACTCCGATATTATTATTGGGGAAACAACCTGCGACGGGAAAAAGAAAATGTTTGAACTTATGAGTCAGTTTAAACGGGTGCATGTGATGAAAATGCCGCAAAGTTATTCGGATGATTCCGACAAACAATACTGGCTGGCGGAAGTGAAAAAGCTCAAAGGCATTTTGGAGGACGAGCTGCAGACTGAGATTACAGAGGACAACATGGCACAGGCCATAAAAGTGCTGAATAACGAACGCAGGCTGATGCAGCAGTTGTCGGAATTCATGAAGCTTGATCCGGTTCCCCTGTCCGGCCAGGATTTTCTTAAACTGTTATGGGGCCGGAACTTTGTTGTTGACCGGGGAGAATTTGCCGCGCAGATTCATGACATCATCAATGATGTAAAGGACAGTGTCGCCAAAGGTGAATCTGCCTTTCCCCAAGGGGCGAAACGCATTATTGTAACCGGTGTTCCTACCGGTATGGGCGCCGAAAAGGTCATCAAGATTATTGAGGACTGCGGCGCGGCAGTGGTTTATATCGAAAACTGCTCCGGTATGAAACAGTTTGTAACCCTGGTTGACGAAAATCAGCCGCCGCTTGCAGCCATCGCCGAGAAATATTTGTCTACGCCTTGTTCCTGTATGAGTCCCAATCCCATTCGGATGGACAACATGGTGAAGCTGGTTGAGGAGTACCGTGCCGACGGGGTGGTGGATATCGTCTGGCAGGGCTGTCATACCTATAATGTTGAAAGCCGGGTGTTAAAGGAACACCTGAAGAAAAACGGTAATATTCCTTATTTGCATGTGGAAACCGACTATTCGCAAGGCGACGTGGAACAGATCAAGACCAGGGTCCAGGCCTTCCTGGAAATGGTGAATTAG
- a CDS encoding homocysteine synthase produces the protein MALPENLRFDTIAIHGGQEPDPTTGSRAVPIYQTTSYNFRDAEHAANLFGLKESGNVYTRIMNPTTDVFEKRIAALEGGIAALAFTSGHAAISAAIFNIAQAGDEIVSSSTLYGGTYNMFAYTLPRLGVKVTFVDPSDPENFAKAITPKTKALYAETIGNPKIDVLDIESVASIAHNNGIPLLIDNTFATPYLCRPIDFGADIVIHSATKFIGGHGTSMGGAAVDSGKFNWANGKFPLLSEPDPSYHGLRYTEALGPLAYIIRLRVQILRDLGGVLSPFNSFLFLQGLETLHLRLERHSQNAQAVAEYLEKHELVSWVSYPGLPSHPDYKLAQKYLPKGAGAILTFGIKGGLEAGRKFIDSLKLFSLLANVGDSKSLVIHPASTTHSQLTSEQRTAAGVSDDLVRLSIGTEDVQDVIDDLGQALAATR, from the coding sequence ATGGCATTACCAGAAAACTTAAGATTCGACACCATTGCAATTCACGGTGGTCAGGAGCCTGATCCCACGACTGGATCAAGAGCGGTACCTATTTACCAAACCACATCTTACAATTTTCGCGATGCGGAACATGCCGCCAATCTCTTTGGCCTGAAAGAGTCCGGCAATGTTTATACCCGTATTATGAACCCTACCACCGATGTTTTCGAGAAACGCATTGCGGCGCTGGAAGGCGGCATCGCAGCGTTAGCCTTCACTTCCGGTCATGCCGCAATCAGCGCGGCTATCTTCAATATCGCCCAGGCAGGGGATGAAATCGTCAGCTCATCCACCCTGTATGGCGGCACGTACAACATGTTTGCCTATACCCTGCCGCGTTTGGGAGTTAAGGTAACCTTCGTAGATCCCAGTGACCCCGAAAACTTTGCCAAGGCCATTACTCCTAAAACCAAGGCTCTTTATGCTGAAACCATCGGTAATCCGAAGATTGACGTACTGGATATTGAGAGTGTGGCCAGCATAGCGCATAACAATGGGATACCCTTGCTTATTGACAATACCTTTGCCACGCCGTATCTCTGCCGCCCCATCGATTTTGGCGCCGACATCGTGATTCATTCGGCTACCAAGTTTATTGGCGGGCATGGGACGTCGATGGGAGGCGCGGCAGTTGACAGCGGTAAATTTAACTGGGCCAACGGCAAGTTCCCGCTTCTTTCCGAACCGGACCCCAGCTATCATGGCCTTCGGTATACGGAGGCTCTCGGACCACTGGCCTATATTATTCGTCTCCGGGTGCAAATTCTGAGAGATCTGGGCGGAGTTCTCAGTCCATTCAACAGCTTTTTATTTTTACAAGGTTTGGAAACTTTACACCTCCGGCTTGAACGGCACAGCCAAAACGCGCAAGCGGTTGCTGAATATCTGGAAAAACACGAGCTTGTATCCTGGGTAAGCTACCCTGGCCTTCCCAGCCATCCGGACTATAAGCTGGCCCAAAAATACCTGCCTAAGGGCGCAGGAGCCATTTTAACCTTTGGTATCAAGGGCGGGCTGGAAGCCGGCCGGAAATTCATTGACAGCCTGAAACTGTTCTCGCTGCTGGCGAATGTGGGTGACTCAAAATCTCTGGTTATTCACCCGGCCAGCACTACTCACTCCCAGCTCACTTCCGAGCAGCGGACGGCTGCCGGGGTATCGGACGACCTGGTGCGTTTATCCATCGGCACAGAAGACGTGCAAGACGTCATCGACGACCTGGGGCAGGCTCTGGCCGCAACCAGGTAG
- a CDS encoding GNAT family N-acetyltransferase: MIEGKNINLRTVTENDLTELFALASRLREMGEFWSVLLPSEPNLKKEFAETGFWSKNFGKMLITDKTNTIIGEISYFKNAHYRCGYEIGYQLFREETRGKGTMTEALSLFSSYLFALYPIPRLQITCMAGNIASSRVAEKCGFKHEGTLRKATFNRGQYHDLELFSLLREECPSLGDVLKTL, from the coding sequence ATGATTGAAGGCAAAAATATCAATCTACGGACAGTAACTGAAAATGATCTTACTGAACTATTTGCTTTAGCCAGCAGGCTCAGAGAAATGGGCGAATTTTGGTCGGTACTCCTGCCTTCTGAGCCAAATCTTAAAAAGGAATTTGCTGAAACCGGATTTTGGAGCAAAAACTTCGGTAAAATGCTGATCACTGATAAAACCAATACGATAATCGGCGAAATATCTTACTTTAAAAATGCCCATTACCGCTGTGGCTATGAAATTGGCTATCAATTATTCCGGGAGGAAACCCGCGGCAAAGGTACCATGACCGAAGCCCTTTCCCTGTTTTCATCCTACTTATTTGCTCTTTATCCCATTCCCCGCCTCCAAATTACATGTATGGCCGGCAACATAGCCAGTAGCCGGGTAGCGGAAAAATGCGGCTTCAAACATGAGGGAACATTGCGAAAAGCTACGTTCAACCGTGGTCAGTACCATGACCTGGAATTATTTTCCCTGCTGCGGGAAGAATGCCCGTCCCTTGGGGATGTTCTAAAGACCCTCTAA
- a CDS encoding phosphoenolpyruvate synthase: MGQYVLFFNELNKASVGVAGGKAANLGELYQLPGVQVPPGFCITTAAYHDFAEDSSLLPELLRLLEQVDAASPDILREAGESIRSHLESLAIPAAIEGEIFAAWEKTGSDYAYAVRSSATLEDLPGASFAGQHDTFLNIQGRENILTHVRKCWASLFTDRAILYRRQNGFQHDKVRLSVIVQRMVLPAAAGIMFTADPVTGNRKVVSIDASFGLGESLVAGIVSADLYKVKNNSIIVKQIAQKKLAVYGQENGGTTRIEVPVAEQNKPSLTDESVLKLAAIGKNLEKHFGSPQDIEWCLADNEIYILQSRPITTLYPLPQTDDRKLRFYISLGHAQMMTDPIKPLGISVLRTLAPFGKKGRLAESPFLQEAGGRLYIDITNLLANPLGRRLVPKLLLNVDAAIGRAVMEFTASDQFKSQAATKSWSKTPYMIVGLLTVWGNVIRNIMYRNNPSVVRKLNGFITGKVKENQAGLAEVSGADRIRKIQTILSSLLPAIFRNIAQYLGAALLTYKLIDGFSRKWLGDARELGSISKSPPGNVTSEMGLQLGDIADMVRKYPAVAAYLKTAADDTFFTGLGAVPGGIQVQLAFMEFLARYGMRATGEIDITRDRWREKPTQMVPAILSHIESRPPGQHRLEFSRGKREAAAAAERLAARLRNTKWGFLKAKIMSRFVKVHRALIGVREHPKYFLVQNLDIIKQGILKEGEKLCAVSLLRSPAEVYWLSLSELAGVLETGKIDRGLIYKRQEQFKRYEKLTPPRTMTSEGEIYTGNDRNKTVPQGAFTGSPVSAGVVEGRARVILTLTNAKMNKGDILVTPFTDPGWTPLFPLAAGLVTEVGGLMTHGAVVAREYGIPAVAGVDGASRLIKDGQYIRVDGSQGFVEILQ; encoded by the coding sequence GTGGGGCAGTATGTTCTATTTTTTAATGAACTAAATAAGGCAAGCGTTGGCGTAGCAGGCGGGAAGGCAGCCAATTTGGGGGAATTATACCAGCTACCGGGGGTTCAAGTTCCGCCGGGATTTTGCATAACGACCGCAGCTTATCATGATTTTGCCGAAGATAGTTCCCTGCTGCCGGAACTATTGCGGCTTTTGGAGCAAGTGGATGCAGCGTCCCCGGACATTCTGCGGGAAGCAGGGGAATCTATCAGGTCCCATCTTGAGAGCCTCGCCATTCCGGCGGCGATTGAGGGGGAGATTTTTGCGGCTTGGGAAAAAACCGGCAGTGATTACGCCTATGCCGTTCGCTCAAGCGCTACGCTGGAAGATCTTCCGGGAGCCTCGTTTGCCGGGCAGCATGATACTTTTTTAAACATTCAAGGCCGGGAAAACATTTTGACCCATGTGCGCAAGTGCTGGGCATCTCTGTTTACCGACCGGGCCATATTATACCGCAGGCAAAACGGCTTTCAGCATGATAAGGTACGGCTGTCGGTAATCGTTCAACGGATGGTATTGCCGGCGGCAGCGGGGATTATGTTTACGGCTGACCCGGTTACCGGCAACCGTAAGGTGGTATCCATAGATGCAAGTTTTGGTCTGGGAGAATCTCTCGTAGCCGGGATAGTATCGGCCGATTTGTACAAAGTAAAAAATAACAGTATTATTGTCAAACAGATTGCCCAAAAAAAACTGGCTGTTTACGGACAGGAAAATGGCGGCACTACCCGGATAGAAGTGCCCGTTGCTGAACAAAACAAGCCATCGCTTACAGATGAGAGCGTCTTAAAGCTTGCTGCTATCGGAAAAAACCTGGAAAAGCATTTCGGCTCACCCCAGGATATTGAATGGTGTCTTGCGGATAATGAGATTTATATTCTGCAAAGCCGGCCGATAACAACATTGTATCCGCTGCCGCAAACCGATGATCGCAAACTGCGGTTCTATATATCCCTTGGTCACGCACAAATGATGACTGACCCAATTAAGCCTTTAGGGATTTCGGTGCTCAGAACCTTGGCGCCTTTCGGTAAAAAGGGCAGGTTGGCTGAAAGTCCTTTTCTGCAGGAAGCCGGCGGGAGACTTTATATAGATATCACCAATCTGCTGGCGAATCCACTTGGCCGAAGATTGGTACCCAAATTGCTGCTGAATGTGGATGCGGCTATCGGCCGGGCGGTAATGGAATTTACAGCCAGTGACCAGTTTAAGTCGCAAGCGGCAACCAAGTCCTGGTCGAAAACCCCTTATATGATTGTTGGCCTTCTTACCGTCTGGGGCAATGTAATTAGAAATATTATGTACCGCAATAATCCCAGCGTGGTACGAAAGTTAAACGGATTTATCACCGGTAAAGTAAAGGAAAACCAGGCAGGTCTGGCTGAAGTGTCCGGTGCCGACAGAATTCGCAAGATACAAACAATATTGTCATCATTGCTGCCGGCCATTTTCAGGAATATTGCGCAATACCTTGGGGCGGCACTTCTCACTTACAAACTAATAGACGGCTTTTCGCGAAAATGGCTGGGAGACGCACGGGAATTGGGCAGCATCAGCAAATCCCCTCCCGGCAACGTTACCAGTGAAATGGGATTGCAATTAGGGGATATTGCCGATATGGTGAGAAAATATCCGGCTGTTGCGGCTTATTTAAAAACGGCTGCTGACGATACTTTTTTTACAGGTCTGGGTGCAGTTCCCGGGGGGATACAAGTTCAGTTGGCATTCATGGAGTTTCTGGCCCGATATGGCATGCGGGCAACAGGAGAAATAGATATCACCCGGGACCGCTGGCGAGAAAAGCCTACCCAAATGGTTCCGGCTATTTTAAGCCATATCGAGAGCCGGCCGCCGGGGCAGCACCGTTTGGAATTCTCCCGGGGGAAACGGGAGGCAGCGGCGGCGGCTGAGCGGCTGGCGGCACGGCTAAGAAATACAAAATGGGGTTTTTTAAAAGCAAAAATTATGTCTCGTTTCGTTAAAGTCCACCGCGCTTTGATCGGGGTAAGGGAACATCCGAAGTATTTTCTTGTGCAGAATTTGGATATTATTAAACAGGGAATACTCAAGGAAGGGGAAAAGCTTTGCGCTGTCAGTCTTTTAAGGTCGCCGGCAGAGGTGTACTGGCTGTCACTGAGTGAGTTGGCCGGTGTGTTGGAGACAGGTAAAATTGACCGGGGACTTATCTACAAGCGTCAGGAGCAGTTTAAGCGTTATGAAAAATTGACTCCCCCCAGGACGATGACCAGTGAAGGAGAAATCTATACCGGCAATGACAGGAATAAAACAGTGCCTCAGGGTGCTTTCACAGGCAGTCCTGTGTCGGCGGGAGTGGTGGAAGGACGGGCGCGGGTAATTCTCACGCTGACCAATGCCAAAATGAACAAGGGAGATATTTTAGTTACCCCCTTTACCGACCCCGGTTGGACTCCCTTGTTTCCATTGGCCGCCGGTCTGGTCACGGAAGTGGGCGGTCTGATGACTCACGGCGCGGTGGTTGCCAGAGAATACGGCATACCGGCGGTGGCAGGGGTGGATGGAGCTTCCCGGCTGATTAAGGACGGGCAATACATCCGGGTTGATGGGTCCCAAGGTTTTGTTGAAATACTTCAATAA
- the phoU gene encoding phosphate signaling complex protein PhoU, producing the protein MLRVNYLQELSNIKSSIINMGDKTTTSVLSAVESFITNDTEAALRSRRFEKEVDRMFSSIDEQCITTIATQQPAATDLRFLISSIKIAGEIERVADYANNIAKIVQKKFPRIEGNAVRLLAPRIKRLGNLATQMLTDAIHAYRTNDANLASQVWGQDAAVNQLNKTLLQDLVLINTTNINQQEVLADYNVTIRYIERVADRATNIAEAVFYIATGYSMRDRKEGNLTAYIC; encoded by the coding sequence GTGTTACGAGTAAATTATTTGCAGGAATTATCTAATATTAAAAGCTCAATTATAAACATGGGAGACAAAACTACCACGTCGGTATTGTCTGCGGTAGAATCTTTTATTACCAACGACACTGAAGCGGCACTTCGATCACGCCGGTTCGAAAAAGAAGTGGATAGGATGTTCTCAAGTATCGATGAACAATGCATAACTACGATTGCCACCCAGCAACCGGCAGCTACAGACTTGCGTTTTCTGATATCCAGTATAAAAATTGCCGGTGAGATTGAACGTGTGGCTGACTACGCCAATAATATTGCCAAAATTGTTCAGAAAAAATTTCCCAGGATAGAAGGAAATGCCGTCAGGCTTCTTGCGCCCCGGATTAAAAGGCTGGGTAATTTAGCAACACAGATGTTGACTGATGCAATTCATGCTTACCGTACTAATGATGCAAACCTGGCGAGTCAGGTTTGGGGGCAGGATGCAGCGGTTAACCAGTTAAATAAAACATTGCTGCAAGACCTCGTGCTGATCAATACAACCAACATAAACCAGCAGGAAGTACTTGCCGATTATAACGTAACTATCCGCTATATCGAGCGAGTGGCGGACCGGGCGACTAACATAGCTGAGGCAGTATTCTACATTGCCACCGGATATTCGATGAGAGACAGAAAAGAAGGTAATTTAACTGCGTATATTTGTTAA
- a CDS encoding rubrerythrin family protein — protein sequence MSVNNAMTADFLRSAYGGESMAHMRYLIWGDVAEKEGLPNIGKLFKAISYAEWAHAKNHFRELSEQKGDFTVAAGAVFGNTKTVENLQGAINGELHEINQMYPVYLETARFQKERGAEKSFHWALEAEKIHAKLFQEAQDAAKSGQDYQINSVHVCPFCGHTILNEAPDKCPICGAPKDKYKSF from the coding sequence TTGAGTGTAAACAATGCCATGACAGCCGATTTCCTGCGTTCAGCTTACGGTGGTGAAAGCATGGCCCATATGCGTTATCTGATCTGGGGTGACGTTGCCGAAAAAGAGGGGCTGCCCAATATCGGCAAATTGTTTAAGGCAATCTCTTATGCGGAATGGGCCCATGCCAAAAACCATTTCCGGGAACTTTCCGAGCAGAAGGGTGACTTTACCGTAGCCGCCGGCGCAGTGTTCGGCAACACGAAGACAGTTGAAAACCTCCAGGGAGCTATCAACGGCGAGCTTCACGAAATCAATCAAATGTATCCGGTATATCTGGAAACTGCCCGTTTCCAAAAAGAACGCGGTGCTGAAAAATCCTTTCACTGGGCGTTAGAAGCAGAAAAAATTCATGCCAAGCTGTTTCAGGAAGCCCAGGATGCGGCTAAATCAGGCCAAGACTATCAAATCAACTCGGTTCATGTTTGCCCGTTCTGCGGCCATACCATTCTCAATGAAGCACCTGATAAATGTCCGATTTGCGGCGCCCCCAAAGATAAATACAAATCATTTTAA
- a CDS encoding ABC transporter permease codes for MLYDIWTVFWRDWIVLNRRMFKFVLSRMISPILYLVAFGLGFGRGVQVGGVNYLDFIVPGIMALNAMNISFSAVGSPLNMSRLYHKTLEEYLIAPISPVAFVTGKVLAGALRGLISCSVIVALAYLFGARFIMTGWFLTALTLTCLLFAAMGLVAAMLINSHEDMANFSTYILLPMSFLCATFFSPDRLPVVFRYIIELLPLTHATYTLRIISSGGELPLISLGVLLLYTLLLLGGGVWTMIRVRD; via the coding sequence ATGCTTTATGACATATGGACAGTTTTCTGGCGTGATTGGATTGTTTTAAACAGGCGCATGTTCAAATTTGTGCTTTCGCGGATGATTAGCCCAATATTATATTTGGTAGCCTTTGGCCTGGGCTTTGGCCGGGGGGTTCAGGTCGGCGGCGTTAATTACCTCGACTTTATCGTTCCGGGGATTATGGCGCTCAATGCCATGAATATCAGCTTCAGTGCCGTTGGCTCGCCGTTAAATATGAGCCGTTTATATCATAAGACACTGGAGGAATACCTGATTGCTCCCATTTCGCCGGTGGCCTTTGTGACCGGGAAAGTGTTGGCCGGAGCCCTGCGAGGCCTGATATCCTGCAGCGTCATCGTTGCTTTGGCCTATTTGTTTGGCGCCCGGTTTATCATGACCGGCTGGTTTCTGACAGCCTTGACACTAACGTGTCTTCTCTTTGCGGCAATGGGGCTGGTGGCTGCCATGCTGATTAATTCCCATGAGGATATGGCCAACTTCAGCACTTATATTTTGCTTCCCATGTCCTTCTTATGCGCTACTTTTTTTTCTCCGGACCGGCTGCCGGTTGTTTTTCGTTATATTATTGAACTGCTGCCTTTAACTCACGCAACCTACACTTTACGCATCATCAGTTCAGGCGGGGAACTTCCCCTGATTTCTCTAGGTGTATTACTGTTATATACCCTATTGCTATTGGGTGGCGGTGTTTGGACCATGATCCGGGTACGGGATTAG
- a CDS encoding sbcc family protein, which yields MAPKSGAKEQMTASRDSCQAGYFLVSGPCDLAEILRKPGQVKEFKGMGEWVPLGPDPGPRCPDPEDDDQYATVDAGENLFGEKITQTLVDIRGELSRLQEDQATRMKDLQEQLAMIQRDSAARKMARSKEDESRQKTVVDLLNLLLGEIRILRQTILQERKNKPADEAGLGSQQLADLLAQVKELKGQLAEVNVTHRQAENEMKIAQAEWIKEMDEREHRLVEFMHSLPVNKGALLQENAWWQKLLGM from the coding sequence ATGGCGCCGAAGAGTGGGGCAAAGGAACAAATGACCGCTTCCCGGGATTCCTGCCAGGCGGGATACTTTCTTGTATCCGGTCCGTGTGACCTGGCGGAAATCCTTCGTAAGCCCGGTCAAGTAAAAGAATTCAAAGGTATGGGGGAATGGGTGCCGCTGGGGCCAGACCCGGGACCTCGCTGTCCAGACCCGGAGGATGATGATCAATATGCCACGGTTGACGCGGGTGAGAACCTTTTTGGGGAGAAAATAACTCAAACGTTGGTCGACATCCGGGGAGAATTAAGTCGCTTACAAGAGGACCAGGCAACCAGAATGAAAGATTTGCAGGAACAGTTAGCTATGATACAAAGGGACAGTGCTGCGCGGAAAATGGCGCGGAGCAAGGAAGATGAAAGCCGGCAAAAGACTGTTGTGGATTTATTGAATCTGTTGTTAGGTGAGATCCGTATTCTTAGGCAAACTATATTGCAGGAGCGTAAGAACAAACCTGCTGATGAAGCCGGACTGGGATCGCAGCAACTAGCCGATTTATTGGCACAAGTAAAGGAATTGAAAGGTCAGTTGGCTGAGGTGAATGTAACTCATCGGCAGGCTGAGAATGAGATGAAAATTGCTCAGGCGGAGTGGATAAAGGAAATGGATGAAAGGGAACATCGCCTGGTCGAGTTTATGCACTCTCTGCCGGTTAATAAAGGCGCTTTACTACAGGAAAACGCCTGGTGGCAAAAACTTTTGGGGATGTAG
- a CDS encoding glycosyltransferase family 2 protein, which produces MDEFELTTPVIFMVFRRPETTRQVFEQIRQVKPKQLLVIADGPRSNRRGEEEECQAVRAVIDTIDWDCELLKNYADSNLGCRSRVAGGLDWAFELVEEAIILEDDCVPHPSFFLYCQELLARYRDDRRVMTISGNNFQFGRRRTPYSYYFSRFPHMWGWATWRRAWQWYDVTMQYWPEIRDGNWLSDIMGSMWAEWRDRQIYTLIGNQQALEYWQAVFEATYQGEIDTWDYQMTFASWLNNGLHILPDRNLVSNVGFGPEATHTKQAAACTALPAVAMEFPLRHPPYVIRDAQADSFTQVTHFG; this is translated from the coding sequence ATGGATGAGTTTGAATTAACTACGCCTGTCATATTTATGGTTTTTAGACGGCCGGAAACTACCAGGCAGGTTTTTGAACAAATCCGGCAGGTCAAACCCAAACAATTATTGGTTATTGCTGACGGCCCGCGTTCAAATAGACGGGGCGAAGAAGAAGAATGCCAGGCTGTGCGGGCGGTCATCGACACCATTGATTGGGATTGTGAACTCTTAAAAAACTATGCGGACAGCAACCTGGGCTGCCGAAGCCGGGTAGCCGGCGGTCTGGATTGGGCATTTGAGCTGGTAGAAGAAGCCATCATTCTGGAGGATGACTGTGTGCCTCATCCGTCGTTCTTCCTTTATTGTCAGGAATTACTGGCACGATACCGGGATGACCGGCGGGTCATGACTATTTCCGGCAACAATTTTCAGTTTGGAAGACGTCGGACTCCTTACAGCTATTACTTTTCCCGGTTTCCCCACATGTGGGGATGGGCTACCTGGCGACGGGCCTGGCAGTGGTATGACGTCACCATGCAATACTGGCCGGAAATCCGTGACGGAAACTGGCTGTCCGACATAATGGGAAGCATGTGGGCGGAATGGCGGGACAGGCAGATCTATACCCTTATCGGCAATCAGCAGGCGCTGGAGTATTGGCAGGCTGTATTTGAGGCCACGTATCAAGGGGAAATTGACACCTGGGACTATCAGATGACTTTTGCCAGCTGGCTAAACAATGGGCTACATATTTTGCCTGACCGTAATTTGGTCTCCAACGTCGGTTTTGGTCCTGAAGCTACACACACTAAACAGGCGGCAGCTTGTACGGCTTTACCGGCGGTTGCCATGGAATTTCCGCTTCGGCATCCTCCTTACGTGATCCGGGACGCTCAGGCCGACAGCTTTACCCAAGTGACTCATTTTGGCTAA